A stretch of the Oenococcus sp. UCMA 16435 genome encodes the following:
- a CDS encoding malate permease, producing MDVFWTSIQSVLSIVIIIAIGYACQGAGWFGEGFQGALSKLIMNVALPASIFMAMLSRFKPKQLATLSTGLIYVILSVAIGYLIAWALTRLFKVPKGRRGLMMVAINGANTVFIGLPLNTALFGDTSIPYLLVYYIVNTIVIWTFGVWIIAGDDPTVNGKTKAKFDLRHLLPVPLWGFIVALPFIFFFTKTANYIATGTGFITTTLSGLGGLVTPLSLIYIGIMLKKFGLSSMRIDGHSLLALLGRFVLSPIIMGIIIFTGLHSGIQMVSIFQKTLIIQSATPALAVLPILADTYHSDVKYATNIVVLTSTLFIIVVPIIMSIINFI from the coding sequence ATGGATGTTTTTTGGACATCGATTCAGAGTGTTCTCTCAATCGTTATCATCATTGCAATTGGCTACGCCTGCCAAGGGGCAGGCTGGTTTGGTGAAGGTTTTCAGGGCGCCTTATCGAAATTAATCATGAATGTTGCGTTGCCCGCTTCGATTTTCATGGCAATGTTGTCTCGTTTTAAACCAAAGCAACTGGCAACTTTATCGACTGGATTGATTTATGTGATTCTCTCGGTTGCGATTGGTTATTTAATTGCTTGGGCCCTAACCCGCTTGTTTAAGGTTCCCAAAGGTCGTCGTGGTTTGATGATGGTCGCTATCAATGGCGCAAATACTGTATTTATTGGTTTACCTCTGAACACTGCATTATTTGGAGATACGTCGATTCCTTATTTGCTTGTTTACTATATTGTTAATACGATTGTAATTTGGACTTTTGGTGTTTGGATTATTGCTGGCGATGATCCAACAGTTAATGGCAAGACCAAGGCTAAATTCGACCTGCGTCACTTGCTGCCTGTCCCGCTATGGGGCTTTATTGTTGCTTTGCCTTTTATCTTTTTCTTCACAAAAACCGCTAATTACATCGCGACGGGAACTGGTTTTATTACGACTACACTTTCCGGATTAGGCGGTTTGGTTACACCTTTATCCTTGATTTATATTGGAATTATGTTGAAGAAGTTTGGTTTGTCTTCGATGAGAATTGATGGCCACTCCTTGCTGGCTTTACTTGGACGTTTTGTTTTGTCGCCAATCATTATGGGCATTATCATTTTTACCGGATTACATTCTGGTATTCAGATGGTATCAATTTTTCAGAAAACTTTAATTATTCAATCAGCAACGCCGGCTTTGGCTGTTTTACCGATTTTGGCCGATACTTACCATTCCGATGTTAAATATGCAACGAATATCGTTGTTCTAACTTCAACTTTATTTATTATTGTTGTACCGATCATAATGAGTATCAT